Proteins encoded within one genomic window of Lysinibacillus louembei:
- a CDS encoding LVIVD repeat-containing protein, translating into MKKARKQRFFSSLLVTILALGSFYLPTISRNDITAYSAQTTIYEAPRTGLNLHAPDAPLPKEKDDTSLLPGEPAEPAPDSWGYNPETGVFTHPSSTPDNEGPQPFEGNLPYLDQNQYTKNINVEAFYPYVIGWGHSWQATFDLDGRRYLYDYETDMYNIFDITDPTKAERLVHKSLDSDAGDKRFGPLNVKYNKKLDKTIAVQCYEVPRYGVLSNKYSNPEEVENIKNKEMLRGFRMFEVTSPFFEDWKILSETPLDVNASAKDPVQQGSGCQDVPVYNGDKYLFVAGAPNDSFSNTEYKSYLYSGAQLAYDVSDPTNPKLLSTWWVPSQRVGEEADYNKNPRAGNKTSWMGSRMPLFIPTPVEEGGKYGYAAMGGFGFWVIDISDPANMKAVSHIDMPMSVSGTEGDNIDVTKVETTGMVYFSGYPLGEDCHEPYKDIYAIDVKDPYNPKIVTTLERPTPPESAPFTDYCQRRGSFGPKRSGYATINPGEPSQRFMPYAFYNAGVQVFDLADPENPTIEAYFVPKMSGDIPNEDGETTRPSDHSNPVHGIFVEWDRNLIWAFSNHGMYVLSSPLLGEPIIGLPKEEEEKEQDL; encoded by the coding sequence ATGAAGAAAGCTAGAAAACAACGATTTTTTAGTAGTTTACTTGTTACAATTCTTGCACTTGGTAGCTTTTATTTACCGACGATATCGCGTAACGATATCACTGCCTATTCAGCACAAACAACCATCTATGAAGCACCACGAACAGGGCTTAATTTACATGCACCTGATGCACCACTTCCGAAAGAGAAGGATGACACATCGCTCTTACCAGGAGAACCTGCTGAGCCAGCACCAGATAGTTGGGGATACAATCCAGAAACTGGTGTATTCACACATCCATCATCAACGCCTGACAACGAAGGACCTCAGCCTTTTGAAGGGAACCTTCCTTATTTGGATCAAAATCAGTACACAAAAAACATCAATGTTGAAGCGTTCTATCCTTATGTAATCGGATGGGGCCATAGCTGGCAAGCCACTTTTGATTTAGATGGACGCCGTTATTTATATGACTATGAAACAGATATGTATAACATTTTTGATATTACTGATCCAACGAAAGCGGAGCGCCTTGTTCATAAAAGCCTTGATTCAGATGCGGGCGATAAGCGATTCGGTCCTCTCAATGTCAAATATAATAAAAAATTAGATAAAACAATTGCTGTACAATGCTACGAAGTACCACGCTACGGTGTGTTAAGCAATAAATACAGCAACCCCGAAGAAGTCGAAAATATTAAAAACAAAGAAATGCTACGTGGTTTTCGTATGTTTGAAGTGACAAGTCCATTTTTTGAAGATTGGAAAATACTATCTGAAACACCTTTAGATGTGAACGCATCTGCTAAAGACCCAGTACAACAAGGGTCGGGCTGTCAGGATGTACCTGTATACAATGGCGATAAATATTTATTTGTAGCAGGCGCACCGAATGACAGCTTTAGTAATACAGAGTATAAAAGCTATCTGTATTCAGGCGCTCAGTTAGCTTATGATGTTTCAGACCCAACAAATCCTAAGCTATTGTCTACTTGGTGGGTTCCTAGTCAACGTGTAGGAGAAGAGGCTGACTACAACAAAAACCCTCGCGCTGGTAACAAAACAAGCTGGATGGGTTCTAGAATGCCATTATTTATCCCTACGCCTGTTGAAGAAGGCGGGAAATATGGCTATGCAGCAATGGGCGGATTTGGCTTCTGGGTCATCGACATATCTGATCCAGCCAACATGAAAGCGGTTTCTCATATTGATATGCCGATGAGTGTTAGTGGTACAGAGGGTGACAATATTGATGTAACAAAGGTCGAAACAACGGGTATGGTTTACTTTAGTGGTTATCCATTAGGAGAAGATTGTCATGAGCCTTATAAAGATATTTATGCAATTGATGTAAAGGATCCTTATAACCCAAAAATCGTCACGACTCTTGAACGTCCAACACCACCTGAGTCAGCACCATTTACTGACTATTGTCAGCGTCGTGGTAGCTTTGGTCCAAAACGCAGTGGCTATGCAACAATCAATCCTGGAGAACCAAGTCAGCGCTTTATGCCTTATGCATTCTATAATGCGGGAGTTCAAGTATTTGATTTAGCCGATCCTGAAAACCCAACAATTGAAGCATATTTCGTACCAAAAATGTCTGGAGATATTCCAAATGAAGATGGAGAAACGACGCGTCCAAGCGACCATTCCAACCCAGTACATGGCATTTTTGTTGAATGGGATCGCAATTTAATTTGGGCATTTTCTAATCACGGCATGTACGTCCTGTCCTCCCCATTACTAGGTGAGCCAATCATCGGACTACCTAAAGAAGAGGAAGAGAAGGAGCAAGACCTTTAA
- a CDS encoding TetR/AcrR family transcriptional regulator — protein MDNKEKGMDGRTLRSILTRQKLLDAALDLFYEAGFEKTTITQIIKRAKTGYGTAYVHFNGKDDILIMLMENVMREFLEMAETPFFPASKEEAKKLVLKQVTAFLKMAESNKKIMKVFSEAIGLSPSVNSKWNEIREANIHFITKDITFAQNAGLARTDLKAELVARFWFFANENYQWDIVHETNTASLEEIAMTLTTMYIDGLYLNK, from the coding sequence ATGGATAACAAAGAAAAAGGTATGGATGGAAGAACTTTGCGCTCCATATTAACGCGTCAAAAACTACTTGATGCCGCTCTTGATTTATTCTACGAAGCCGGTTTTGAAAAAACGACCATTACTCAAATCATTAAACGAGCGAAAACTGGCTATGGCACAGCCTACGTTCACTTCAACGGAAAAGACGATATACTGATTATGCTGATGGAAAACGTTATGCGGGAATTTTTAGAAATGGCGGAGACCCCTTTCTTCCCAGCTTCAAAGGAAGAGGCGAAGAAGCTTGTATTAAAGCAAGTAACAGCCTTTTTAAAAATGGCGGAATCTAATAAAAAAATTATGAAGGTATTTTCTGAAGCTATCGGACTTTCTCCTTCTGTCAACAGTAAATGGAATGAAATTCGAGAAGCAAATATTCACTTTATCACGAAGGATATCACCTTTGCGCAAAATGCTGGCTTAGCACGAACTGATTTAAAAGCTGAATTGGTTGCACGATTTTGGTTTTTTGCCAATGAAAATTACCAATGGGATATCGTACATGAGACAAATACTGCCTCTCTTGAAGAAATCGCTATGACCTTAACAACTATGTATATAGATGGGCTATACCTCAATAAATAA
- the kynU gene encoding kynureninase, which yields MGEEKNVLTREHAKAHDATDAFARYREEFYLQPEVIYLDGNSLGLMSKRAELKVAELMDSWKTLAIEGWTKGKYPWFFLSEKLGAMCAPLVGALEDEVIVSGSTTSNIHQLIATFYKPEGKRTKILADELTFPSDIYALQSQIKLRGYNPDEELLRVKSRDGKFLAEEDIIVAMTDEVALIFLPTVLYRSGQLLDIKRLTAEANARGICIGFDACHSIGAIPHHFSEWGVDFGVWCNYKYLNGGPGSVAGLYVNKKHFGIYPGLAGWYSSKKDKQFDMEHTLDVELSAGAFQIGTPHVLSLAPILGSFELFAEAGIEQIRQKSLKITQFLSDLVEQELEGLGFSIGNPQEDDRRGGHICLEHEEAIRICKALIENRIIPDNRPPNIIRLAPVAFYTSYEEIWDTVQVLKTIVKEKQYEKYSKERNVVS from the coding sequence ATGGGGGAAGAAAAAAATGTATTAACAAGAGAACATGCAAAAGCACATGATGCGACAGATGCGTTTGCTCGTTATCGTGAGGAATTCTACTTACAGCCTGAGGTTATTTATCTCGACGGAAATTCACTCGGGCTTATGTCAAAACGTGCAGAACTAAAAGTAGCTGAATTGATGGATTCTTGGAAAACTCTTGCAATTGAAGGGTGGACAAAAGGAAAGTATCCATGGTTTTTTTTATCAGAAAAATTAGGTGCAATGTGCGCACCACTAGTAGGAGCACTTGAGGACGAAGTAATTGTAAGCGGTTCCACAACCTCGAACATTCATCAGTTGATTGCAACGTTTTATAAGCCAGAAGGAAAGCGCACTAAAATTTTGGCGGATGAATTGACGTTTCCATCTGATATTTATGCACTTCAAAGTCAAATTAAGTTGCGTGGTTATAATCCCGATGAAGAGCTTTTGCGAGTGAAAAGTCGTGATGGCAAGTTTCTTGCGGAGGAAGATATTATTGTGGCAATGACAGATGAGGTTGCATTAATTTTTCTACCAACAGTGCTTTATCGAAGTGGGCAATTACTAGATATTAAGCGGTTAACAGCTGAGGCAAATGCGCGAGGTATTTGTATTGGCTTTGATGCGTGTCATTCAATTGGTGCCATTCCCCATCATTTTAGTGAATGGGGTGTAGATTTTGGGGTATGGTGCAATTATAAATATTTAAATGGTGGACCAGGCTCTGTTGCAGGGCTGTATGTTAACAAAAAACATTTTGGGATATATCCAGGCTTGGCAGGGTGGTACAGCTCCAAAAAAGATAAACAATTTGATATGGAGCACACATTGGATGTAGAGCTGTCAGCAGGTGCTTTCCAAATAGGTACACCGCATGTACTGAGCTTAGCACCAATTTTAGGCTCTTTCGAATTATTTGCTGAAGCAGGCATTGAGCAAATACGTCAAAAATCATTGAAAATTACTCAATTTTTAAGTGATTTAGTTGAACAGGAGCTAGAGGGACTTGGCTTTTCTATCGGCAATCCGCAGGAAGATGATCGACGTGGGGGACATATTTGTTTGGAGCATGAAGAAGCAATTCGCATTTGTAAAGCATTAATTGAAAATCGCATTATTCCCGACAATAGACCACCGAATATTATTCGTCTTGCACCAGTTGCGTTTTATACATCCTACGAGGAGATTTGGGATACAGTTCAAGTATTGAAGACAATCGTTAAAGAAAAGCAATATGAAAAATATAGCAAGGAACGAAATGTTGTCTCTTAA
- a CDS encoding amino acid permease, producing MKPTDNFQDIIEREKGLNRSLTTRQLTMIAIGGAIGTGLFLGSGLAIGLAGPSVIVSYAVGAVIALLLMGCLAEMTVAHPVTGSFGAYAERYINPWAGFAVRYSYWFSLVCAIGTEVTAVAVYMKYWFPTVPAIVWIVLFAAILIYVNATTVKMFGFVEYWFSLIKVIAITGFIILAVFVIVGSNDGSVGIQNYTVSGGFFPNGLWGMWIAIFISLFSYLSIEMIAVSAGEAENPEKAVPIALKSAVIRLVLFYLLTLSLMLMIVPWNAAGIDKSPFVKVMEMLNIPGAASIMNFVVLIAALSAMNSQLYISTRMMFSLSRGGFAPKVFGKLNKKSVPTMALYVSIIGIFIATIFTVVKPDTAFATMISLSSFGAMFAWFMIFVTHLFFRKKWNESNGHKLPVRMIGYPYLTIFGALLLATVVLSTWFSPDFRATLTLGFPWLIFITICYFLWKKANGKKIVSDKEQ from the coding sequence ATGAAACCAACCGATAATTTTCAAGATATTATTGAAAGAGAAAAAGGTTTAAATCGTAGTTTAACAACTAGGCAACTGACAATGATTGCAATTGGTGGAGCGATAGGAACAGGGCTATTTTTAGGAAGTGGGCTAGCTATTGGTTTAGCTGGTCCGAGTGTTATTGTCAGCTATGCGGTAGGAGCAGTAATTGCCCTATTATTAATGGGATGTTTAGCTGAAATGACGGTGGCACACCCCGTAACAGGCTCTTTTGGAGCATATGCAGAGCGATATATCAATCCATGGGCGGGATTTGCAGTGCGTTACTCCTATTGGTTCAGCTTAGTCTGTGCAATAGGGACGGAGGTAACCGCTGTTGCCGTTTATATGAAATACTGGTTCCCAACTGTGCCAGCGATTGTTTGGATTGTATTGTTCGCTGCTATTCTCATATATGTCAATGCAACAACCGTTAAAATGTTTGGCTTTGTTGAATACTGGTTCTCATTAATCAAGGTGATTGCCATTACAGGCTTTATTATTTTAGCTGTTTTTGTCATTGTTGGATCAAATGATGGTTCTGTTGGTATACAAAACTACACAGTTAGTGGTGGATTCTTCCCAAATGGACTTTGGGGCATGTGGATTGCTATCTTTATTTCACTTTTTAGCTATTTAAGTATTGAAATGATTGCTGTTAGTGCAGGAGAAGCGGAAAACCCTGAGAAAGCTGTACCGATAGCGCTCAAATCAGCAGTTATTCGATTGGTGTTATTTTATTTATTAACATTGTCGTTAATGTTAATGATTGTTCCATGGAATGCAGCTGGCATTGATAAGAGTCCATTTGTAAAAGTGATGGAAATGTTAAATATACCTGGAGCGGCATCTATCATGAACTTTGTTGTTTTAATTGCAGCTCTTTCAGCAATGAATAGCCAGTTATATATTTCAACACGTATGATGTTTTCTCTTTCACGCGGTGGCTTTGCACCAAAAGTATTTGGAAAATTAAACAAAAAATCCGTTCCTACGATGGCTTTATATGTATCAATTATTGGTATTTTTATTGCTACAATTTTTACAGTTGTGAAGCCAGATACTGCTTTTGCAACGATGATTTCGCTTTCTAGCTTTGGTGCAATGTTTGCTTGGTTTATGATATTTGTAACGCATTTATTTTTCCGTAAAAAATGGAATGAAAGCAATGGACATAAGCTTCCAGTCAGAATGATCGGCTACCCGTATTTAACAATTTTTGGAGCGCTTTTACTTGCTACCGTTGTACTCTCTACATGGTTTTCACCCGATTTTAGAGCGACGTTAACACTAGGGTTCCCATGGTTAATCTTTATTACAATCTGCTACTTCCTTTGGAAAAAGGCTAACGGAAAAAAGATTGTAAGTGACAAGGAGCAGTAG
- a CDS encoding helix-turn-helix domain-containing protein — protein sequence MIIESVKKACQIISCFSNEEPVLGVGEIADKLNMNISTAHHLVTTLCHEGVLIKDKLPRQMFRLSIFIKRENLGWRHWAF from the coding sequence ATGATTATTGAATCTGTAAAAAAAGCTTGTCAAATCATTAGCTGTTTTTCAAATGAAGAGCCTGTGCTTGGTGTTGGAGAAATTGCTGATAAGCTCAATATGAATATTAGCACAGCCCATCATTTAGTTACTACGCTTTGCCATGAAGGCGTTTTGATTAAAGATAAGCTTCCGAGGCAGATGTTTCGGCTCAGCATATTCATAAAGCGCGAGAACTTGGGATGGAGGCATTGGGCTTTTTAA
- a CDS encoding 2-keto-4-pentenoate hydratase has protein sequence MKLVSEKEIEIINYLLAAEQNVCEVIKVTDDFPELTLPQAYEIQEQLLVRRQVEKDVRFIGVKLGLTSKAKQEMMGVDKAIYGFLQSDMLAFEWEAIQYTALIHPKVEPEIAFLIAEDLQGTNVTAADVLRATKYVAPALEVIDSRYKDFRFTLVDVIADNCSSAKFIIGSTWVSPDAIDLENIGMVLSKNGEVAQTGSSAAVLGHPANAIAWAVNELGARGKGLKKGDIVLSGAMSEAITFQAGDAVTAQFDSLGSVAMYCK, from the coding sequence ATGAAACTAGTGTCGGAAAAAGAAATAGAGATTATTAATTATTTGTTGGCTGCTGAACAAAATGTCTGCGAAGTTATCAAGGTAACAGATGACTTTCCTGAACTAACATTACCACAAGCCTATGAAATTCAAGAACAATTACTAGTGCGTAGACAAGTGGAGAAAGATGTGAGGTTCATTGGTGTAAAGCTAGGGCTGACGAGCAAGGCAAAACAGGAAATGATGGGTGTTGATAAGGCAATTTACGGATTTTTACAAAGCGATATGCTCGCTTTTGAGTGGGAGGCTATACAATATACTGCACTTATTCATCCAAAGGTTGAGCCAGAAATTGCTTTTTTAATAGCAGAAGATTTACAGGGCACCAATGTTACAGCAGCAGATGTACTGCGCGCCACAAAATATGTAGCACCTGCTCTTGAAGTGATTGATAGTCGCTATAAAGATTTCCGTTTCACTTTAGTTGATGTTATAGCAGATAATTGTTCCTCTGCCAAATTTATTATTGGCAGTACATGGGTCTCACCAGACGCTATTGATTTAGAAAATATCGGCATGGTGCTATCTAAAAATGGAGAAGTGGCACAAACGGGCTCGAGTGCAGCTGTTCTAGGGCATCCTGCAAATGCTATCGCTTGGGCAGTAAACGAATTGGGTGCTAGAGGAAAAGGGCTTAAAAAGGGTGATATTGTATTAAGTGGTGCGATGTCAGAAGCGATTACCTTTCAAGCAGGTGATGCCGTTACTGCACAATTTGATAGTTTAGGCAGTGTGGCGATGTATTGCAAGTGA
- a CDS encoding C39 family peptidase, translating into MRVMLNNIEGKSQYDRSVHPNYQSSACGPTTMHVILRSFNIDKNINDLYKQLGTTKIGLFKWRLIKRLRHMLGSHFTINSCSLAEALAQLNRGNPVALKFDQYFRFQWRSKKKPLFKYHWVPLIGYERKDGELYFIIHDNGGQGRSSQIRTFRYEDQKHVLSFVKVEKK; encoded by the coding sequence ATGCGCGTGATGCTAAATAATATAGAAGGAAAATCACAATATGATAGGAGCGTTCATCCAAATTATCAAAGCTCAGCATGTGGACCGACAACGATGCATGTCATTTTGCGATCCTTTAATATAGACAAAAATATTAATGACTTATATAAACAGCTCGGCACAACGAAAATTGGCTTGTTTAAATGGCGCTTAATCAAAAGGCTTCGTCATATGCTAGGCAGTCATTTTACAATTAACAGCTGCTCACTTGCTGAAGCTTTAGCACAGCTGAACCGTGGCAATCCCGTTGCACTCAAATTTGACCAATATTTCCGCTTTCAATGGCGTTCAAAAAAGAAGCCTTTATTTAAATATCATTGGGTTCCGTTAATTGGCTATGAGCGCAAAGATGGGGAGCTTTATTTTATTATTCACGATAATGGTGGACAAGGGCGGAGCAGTCAAATACGTACATTTCGCTATGAGGATCAAAAGCATGTACTTAGCTTTGTGAAGGTTGAGAAAAAGTAA
- a CDS encoding DMT family transporter, whose protein sequence is MNLLPYIAVLLAAVLWGTTGTTQTFLQGNISPFAVACVRSAIGGGTLLIFALLARSIQWKTWPWKWNLLAALSIALFQCLFFSSIRYTGVAIGTVITIGSAPVFAGIIEWLLWKVKPTRVWAISTSFAIVGCVLLFAIGGDTTVNGFGVLLALCGGIMFAFYTNVSKRLTEHAATLPAVAMTFTLSALFLVPLAWSDGWSWLGETTNLLTMGYMGIAATSIAYILFLTGLRAVPSSAAVTLSLAEPLTAALLGAFFLNEYLAWTSWLGVVLIFAGIIVLTVGNKVKA, encoded by the coding sequence ATGAATCTATTACCATATATCGCAGTGCTACTTGCTGCTGTTTTATGGGGAACGACAGGAACAACACAAACATTTTTACAGGGGAATATTTCACCATTTGCGGTCGCATGTGTGCGCTCAGCTATTGGTGGCGGTACGTTATTAATTTTTGCACTTTTAGCAAGGAGCATTCAATGGAAAACATGGCCTTGGAAATGGAATTTACTGGCGGCGCTATCCATTGCACTTTTCCAATGCTTGTTTTTTTCTTCTATACGCTATACTGGTGTGGCCATTGGAACGGTTATAACAATTGGCAGTGCCCCAGTTTTTGCAGGCATTATTGAATGGCTTCTTTGGAAGGTTAAGCCGACACGTGTTTGGGCAATTTCTACAAGCTTTGCTATTGTTGGCTGTGTGCTGCTTTTTGCAATTGGTGGTGATACGACAGTCAATGGCTTTGGGGTGCTGCTTGCACTATGTGGTGGCATAATGTTTGCGTTTTATACGAATGTTAGCAAACGTTTGACGGAGCATGCTGCGACATTGCCTGCAGTAGCCATGACCTTTACATTAAGCGCATTATTTTTAGTACCGCTTGCATGGTCTGATGGCTGGAGCTGGCTAGGAGAAACGACAAACCTATTGACAATGGGCTATATGGGAATAGCAGCGACAAGCATTGCCTATATTTTATTTTTAACAGGCTTGCGGGCGGTTCCATCCTCTGCGGCAGTAACGTTAAGCTTAGCGGAGCCATTGACAGCAGCACTACTCGGTGCGTTTTTCTTGAATGAATATTTAGCGTGGACATCATGGCTAGGTGTTGTGCTGATTTTTGCTGGAATTATCGTATTAACTGTAGGAAATAAAGTGAAAGCTTAA
- a CDS encoding EAL domain-containing protein, whose protein sequence is MKEMYNKNRFFNVFSKRKSDSTYVMETTHDDLLQIYTSLVTNDPEIVFVFSRQGELYVANREKMEAFFGTEITSTNDFRKFTSPETLKQLKISFINALKGITTQVDITVRNKQLEELPLTLSFVPIKEGDQITSVYVKVSSNLEKYLLEQQLTLKKSRDEYQYIFDHLTSGIWMRESMDGPFIYASKGLEDILNLPTNTLYENEQAWFELVNEEYIDVMNKAKARVVAGEKIQEIYAITCQNGEKKWLLEQIVPRFNQQGDVTNVFGLVLDITREIAMEQELLYLAQYDALTGLPNQTKMRKVLGQYTKKQEPFTILNIDIDRFHVINNSLGYSTGNEALKILAQRLKQITPQNGEIARMSNNNFLMLVPHIWQKEIITLAEQILKTIQQPFTIQEFELNVTASIGISFYPAEAGDERTLLEKAYNALQEAKKKGKNTYELSSHVASISTFKQYMLERDMRKAITEKQFAVFYQPQVDTRKGLLTGAQAFIRWNHPDWGLVMPDEFLPLAEENHLINPITDWLLEKVLQSMQEWQAEQLSLKPITVIIPALRLLKKGFYDLVIRLLEQYNINPAFLRFEMNQNTFLHEDIIHESIEAFKQLGIQVVVADFGKGHSSLDYIRKIRPNILKVNKVFVQNLFEENSIDDAIIKSTIYLAKSLSMEVIAEGVETVEQLEFLKQLECDAVQGYIFSKPAKESTFKAILKTGYVIPKSKYKRAVTVERRQYYRYRFQHLLQGFLTITEFNGQAITLGKTPVLIENISLGGVKILSNLKLPVHQDMKFNVTFNIMGEHFEVAGQLRWWEEKKLDVFGYGIHFMTNINVENRLAATINKLSRYERKMEAIPNTLFIYTEPHKYFREMNLIH, encoded by the coding sequence ATGAAAGAAATGTACAATAAAAACCGTTTTTTCAATGTTTTTTCTAAAAGAAAGAGCGATAGCACGTATGTAATGGAAACAACACATGATGATTTACTGCAAATTTATACTTCACTTGTAACGAATGATCCAGAAATCGTCTTTGTTTTTTCACGTCAAGGTGAGCTATATGTTGCAAACAGAGAGAAAATGGAAGCGTTTTTTGGAACGGAAATTACATCGACAAATGACTTTCGAAAATTTACTTCCCCTGAAACATTGAAACAATTAAAAATTAGCTTTATCAATGCATTAAAAGGAATAACGACACAAGTTGATATTACTGTTCGCAATAAACAGCTAGAGGAGCTACCGCTTACTTTATCATTTGTGCCAATTAAAGAGGGCGATCAAATAACGAGTGTCTATGTGAAGGTAAGCAGCAATTTAGAGAAATATTTACTTGAGCAGCAGCTTACGTTAAAGAAAAGTCGCGATGAATATCAATATATTTTCGATCATTTGACTTCGGGAATTTGGATGCGAGAATCAATGGATGGGCCGTTTATTTACGCTTCAAAAGGGCTGGAGGACATATTAAACCTTCCAACTAATACACTTTATGAAAATGAGCAAGCTTGGTTTGAGCTTGTTAATGAAGAGTATATTGATGTGATGAATAAAGCAAAGGCACGTGTTGTGGCAGGAGAAAAAATACAGGAAATCTATGCAATTACTTGTCAAAATGGCGAGAAAAAATGGCTGCTTGAGCAAATTGTACCACGCTTTAATCAGCAGGGAGATGTCACAAATGTTTTTGGACTTGTGCTTGATATTACACGGGAAATTGCAATGGAGCAGGAATTACTATATTTAGCGCAATATGATGCATTAACAGGTTTGCCGAATCAAACGAAAATGAGAAAAGTATTGGGGCAATATACAAAAAAGCAAGAGCCTTTCACTATTTTAAACATTGATATCGACCGGTTCCATGTTATTAACAATTCATTAGGATATTCAACAGGTAATGAAGCATTGAAAATATTAGCGCAAAGATTGAAACAAATAACACCTCAAAATGGTGAAATTGCCCGCATGAGCAATAATAACTTTTTAATGCTTGTGCCTCACATATGGCAAAAAGAGATCATCACATTAGCTGAACAAATTTTAAAAACAATTCAGCAGCCTTTTACGATTCAAGAATTTGAATTGAATGTGACAGCTAGCATAGGAATTTCATTTTATCCAGCAGAGGCAGGAGACGAAAGAACATTGCTTGAAAAAGCATATAATGCTTTACAGGAGGCAAAGAAAAAAGGAAAGAATACGTATGAGCTTTCATCACATGTTGCAAGTATTTCAACATTTAAGCAATATATGCTAGAGCGAGATATGAGAAAAGCTATTACTGAAAAGCAATTTGCCGTTTTTTATCAGCCGCAAGTTGATACGAGAAAAGGGCTGTTGACGGGGGCACAAGCTTTTATTCGCTGGAATCATCCAGACTGGGGACTTGTCATGCCAGATGAGTTTCTCCCATTAGCAGAAGAAAATCATTTAATTAATCCCATTACCGACTGGCTACTAGAAAAAGTGCTGCAATCGATGCAGGAGTGGCAGGCTGAACAGCTGTCATTAAAGCCTATTACGGTCATTATTCCAGCGCTTCGACTATTGAAAAAGGGCTTTTATGATTTAGTTATTCGATTGCTTGAGCAGTACAATATAAATCCAGCCTTCTTACGCTTTGAAATGAATCAAAATACATTTTTACATGAAGACATTATTCATGAATCAATAGAAGCATTTAAACAGCTAGGCATTCAAGTGGTTGTTGCTGATTTTGGCAAAGGACATTCCTCATTAGATTATATTCGAAAAATAAGGCCGAATATTTTGAAAGTAAACAAAGTGTTCGTTCAAAATTTGTTTGAAGAAAATAGCATTGATGATGCGATTATTAAATCGACTATCTATTTAGCAAAGTCGCTTTCGATGGAAGTGATTGCAGAGGGGGTGGAAACGGTAGAGCAGCTCGAATTTTTAAAGCAATTGGAATGTGATGCTGTCCAAGGATATATTTTCTCAAAGCCTGCAAAAGAATCGACATTTAAAGCCATTTTAAAAACAGGCTATGTTATACCAAAAAGCAAATATAAAAGAGCAGTCACTGTAGAGAGACGGCAATATTACCGCTATCGTTTCCAGCATCTATTACAAGGGTTTTTAACAATTACTGAGTTCAATGGACAAGCGATAACGCTTGGGAAAACACCTGTGTTAATTGAAAATATAAGCTTAGGTGGCGTGAAAATTTTATCTAATTTAAAGCTACCAGTCCATCAGGATATGAAGTTTAATGTGACATTTAATATTATGGGCGAGCATTTTGAAGTGGCAGGACAGCTGCGCTGGTGGGAGGAGAAAAAGCTCGATGTATTCGGCTACGGCATTCACTTTATGACAAATATAAATGTAGAAAATCGACTAGCCGCAACGATAAATAAATTAAGTCGCTATGAGCGAAAAATGGAGGCAATTCCGAATACGCTCTTTATTTATACAGAGCCGCACAAATATTTTCGTGAAATGAATTTAATCCATTGA
- a CDS encoding DUF3221 domain-containing protein: MKKNITFIILITISILLIAFSQMIMDNAASPTTNNEELLVITGEIIELESGRFLLQSSYKVWIASNSMDSLKIGQTVSVWVNFVETSDPAQAQASATKIEIKTAD, from the coding sequence ATGAAAAAGAATATTACATTCATCATTTTAATAACCATCTCTATTCTCCTCATCGCTTTTTCACAAATGATTATGGATAATGCAGCTTCTCCTACAACAAATAATGAGGAATTGCTTGTTATTACTGGAGAAATTATAGAGCTAGAGAGCGGTAGGTTTTTACTGCAAAGCAGCTACAAAGTTTGGATTGCTAGCAATTCAATGGATTCTTTGAAAATTGGTCAAACTGTCTCTGTGTGGGTAAATTTCGTTGAGACAAGTGATCCTGCACAGGCACAGGCAAGTGCAACTAAAATTGAAATTAAAACAGCTGACTGA